In Primulina huaijiensis isolate GDHJ02 unplaced genomic scaffold, ASM1229523v2 scaffold205836, whole genome shotgun sequence, the DNA window TGGGTACGCAGAGCAGCTCCATGAACATTACATAGTTCTTGATAATGAATTAAATCACCAGAGTTGAATGCTTCAATTATATAGTATAGCCACTCAACTTTAGTCCCCAAAAGACTTTTTATCTGCATAAATGCCAACTAATTGTCCAACGAACATTTAAAAGATAGCACGAGAATAAGCAAATTTTTAGAGCTATGCAACCCCGTCCATTGATTTGAACCACAATGTTTGTTTTCGGTATGCGTCAGTGTTACACTGACAACAGTAAGACGTAGACCATAAAGGTATGGTGTGGGGGCATGGGTAGGGTATGTGATCGGCGAGAAACCACTAGATGAGCTTCCCTTGAATATCATTTTCGAAAGATGGAGCTTTTACATAAAATACGTACAATTGGATGCGCAAGAAGTTCACCGAAATTGTAGATGTTTTCCCCCAACAATGCCGACAGAGACAAATCAAATGCCAAATCCTTGGAAACAACCAAAGGGGTACAGTTAGTTAGCTAAAAAGACAGCATTAGTAAATCTCCTACACCTAGAAATCATACTACAAAAGGACAAAGGAAAATGATTATGGAATGAAGCAATTTTATTCAATTGTAGCTTCATCAATTCACGCATGAAACAATGAAAAAGAACCACGCATTGCATCCTGCATCACCAGCCAGAAAACAAGAGGACATATTAAACTTGAAAGTAAACATAAATGACTGTATCCATAAGCATACCAGCAAGCATAGACTTCACCAGACGACAAAGGTAAACAAAACTTCTTCATGGTTTGGTTGTTGCATGTGGCACACGCTTTCCCGTACTAAGTATCAAATTTTTAATCAGTAAatttcataatattattttgtagCTCAGTCATTACAACAGGCGAAGCTTCGTCAAGTGGTTTATGTAATAGATCAAATTAAGATTGATCAAACGAATTACCACAAAATATAATCACAAGacaaaaaaaagggaaaaaggtGATTACGGACTGtggaattattttaatattgttgATTCTGTTGCCAAATACTTTGAAATAA includes these proteins:
- the LOC140966381 gene encoding 26S proteasome non-ATPase regulatory subunit 13 homolog B-like, with amino-acid sequence MTDIDPSVYASFYWVSSQYHKSRQEFAEFYKSALLFLAYTALDSLSESFKLDLAFDLSLSALLGENIYNFGELLAHPIIKSLLGTKVEWLYYIIEAFNSGDLIHYQELCNVHGAALR